A window from Flavobacterium sp. 83 encodes these proteins:
- a CDS encoding RagB/SusD family nutrient uptake outer membrane protein, with amino-acid sequence MKKNNFIKYSIYAGVLVLGVSCTNLDEKILDATETSKADPDAVLTSAYNGLKQFETQDGIFAVSEVSTDFVIVPTRAGDWGDGGAWLQDHFHTWKADSREVNTAWKQMLSSVYSCDLALAIEGIPAGKKAEAQFLKAFYYYNAIDLYGQVPYREAGSSPDDFPKVWTSPEATTQIIALLEEALPNLPAKNSSDPSIASKDAAHFLLAKIYLNKAIFDSPTHTGFNANNVANMNKVIAHVDAISAGTTLAADYWDNFKPSNNTSPELILTSKNVLGVDAVAGLGINGIRSRWYMSTHYNQVPSGWNGFSVLQEYYDKFDPSDRRIKNNDASVIASFGSPLGMRKGQQYAKGGVAPLTTRGQNGSLPLVFESDPAGLPADGKIVSDNWLERWGIRPQKYIPDVSNMEKPENDYVLFRYADALLMKAEAIVRGGSSSTTTASIAAMLSSRQGITTAVDLSTLAGIDHARATELWEEGWRRNDMIRFGTYTTARATMTNTDAYRVLLPIPTTALLNPNIKQNPGY; translated from the coding sequence ATGAAAAAAAATAATTTTATAAAGTACAGCATCTATGCAGGAGTATTGGTTCTTGGAGTTAGTTGTACTAATTTAGATGAAAAAATCCTTGATGCAACTGAAACTTCAAAAGCAGATCCAGATGCAGTGTTGACTTCAGCATACAATGGGTTGAAACAATTCGAGACTCAGGACGGTATATTTGCAGTATCTGAGGTTTCAACGGATTTTGTAATTGTACCAACAAGAGCAGGTGACTGGGGTGATGGTGGAGCTTGGTTGCAAGATCACTTTCATACTTGGAAAGCAGACAGTAGAGAGGTTAATACTGCTTGGAAACAAATGTTGTCAAGTGTTTACAGTTGTGATTTAGCATTAGCTATTGAAGGAATTCCAGCTGGTAAGAAAGCAGAAGCTCAATTTTTGAAAGCATTTTATTACTATAATGCAATCGATTTGTATGGTCAAGTTCCTTACAGAGAAGCAGGTAGTTCACCAGATGATTTTCCTAAAGTTTGGACTTCTCCTGAAGCTACAACTCAAATTATTGCTTTGCTTGAAGAAGCATTGCCTAATTTACCTGCTAAAAATAGTTCTGATCCTTCTATTGCAAGTAAAGATGCAGCTCACTTTTTATTAGCAAAAATCTATTTGAATAAAGCGATATTTGATTCGCCTACTCACACAGGTTTTAATGCGAACAATGTGGCTAATATGAATAAAGTAATTGCACATGTTGATGCTATTTCTGCAGGAACTACATTAGCAGCTGATTACTGGGATAACTTTAAACCATCAAATAATACTTCTCCTGAGTTAATCTTAACATCTAAAAACGTTCTTGGTGTTGATGCTGTAGCGGGATTAGGAATAAATGGAATAAGATCAAGATGGTACATGAGTACACATTACAATCAAGTTCCTAGTGGTTGGAATGGATTTTCTGTATTACAGGAATATTATGACAAATTTGACCCTTCTGATAGACGTATTAAAAATAATGATGCATCTGTTATTGCCTCTTTTGGAAGTCCTCTAGGAATGCGTAAAGGTCAACAATACGCTAAAGGTGGAGTTGCTCCATTAACTACAAGAGGTCAAAACGGTTCATTGCCGTTGGTTTTTGAAAGTGATCCTGCAGGTTTGCCAGCTGATGGTAAAATTGTATCTGATAACTGGTTAGAAAGATGGGGTATTCGTCCACAAAAATACATTCCAGATGTATCTAATATGGAGAAACCTGAAAATGATTATGTATTATTCCGTTACGCAGATGCTTTATTGATGAAAGCTGAAGCTATCGTAAGAGGTGGTTCAAGTTCTACTACAACTGCTTCTATTGCTGCCATGTTATCTTCTCGTCAAGGGATTACTACAGCAGTTGATTTGTCAACTTTAGCGGGTATCGATCATGCAAGAGCTACTGAATTGTGGGAAGAAGGTTGGAGAAGAAATGATATGATTCGTTTTGGAACTTATACGACTGCTAGAGCTACAATGACTAATACGGATGCATATAGAGTATTGTTACCAATACCAACAACAGCTTTGTTGAATCCTAATATTAAGCAAAATCCTGGATACTAA
- a CDS encoding VCBS repeat-containing protein yields the protein MLKRIACFFLFIIFASCSKGNSDSLFTKLDSSETGINFQNDVKNGKNMNIFKYRNFYNGGGVAIGDINNDGLADVFFTSNQGTNKLYLNKGNFKFEDISTKSGIEGKKAWSTGVVMVDINGDGFLDIYVCDAGSNIDAIRKSQLYINNKNGTFTEKAAEYNLADTGITTHAAFFDYDKDGDLDCYILNNSFIPVGTLNYSNKRELRDKDWDVAEILKGGGDKLMRNDNGKFVDVSKSAGIFSSLIGFGLGVTVGDVNGDLYPDIYISNDFYERDYLYINNKNGTFSEQIQGWATHISQSSMGADLADVNNDGKSDVFTTDMLPEGDVRLKTTTSFDNYDLLTRKLNLDFFNQYMSNALQINDDNNKFVEVANYAGVAKTDWSWGALLFDMDNDGYKDIYVCNGIYHDLTNQDFMDFFANEFLQKMIVTGKKEEIETIIAKMPSTPISNYAYKNNHNLTFTNNAVSWGLDTPSFSNGAAYGDLDNDGDLDLVVNNVNMESFIYRNNSEKNKANHFVKLKLKGENQNKFAIGSVVELYAGKEIIRQELIPSRGFQSSIDYVMTFGLGNKKIDSLQVIWPNGKSQTIKKVVLNSTINLSIGDAKKEYVFKKIQPKAVLKELKSNFLAHKENDYIDFDYEGLISKMLSQEGPSLAIGDINGDGNDDVFIGGAKGQAGKIYLNKGNDAFAISSQKDIDSDAGFEDTAASFFDADSDGDLDLFVGSGGNEKSDQANYKNRLYLNNGKGIFVKSKSSIPTTNNNVSVIAPCDFDNDGDVDVFVGSRSVPGVYGIDPKHLLLENDGKGNFINIIDKKAFKLNSTGMITDAVWEDIDNDSKKDLIVVGDWMAPQIFKNTGRRLADFKSNLTSFTGFWNSVNCVDLNNDGKKDFILGNKGTNTTYKASSKNPMKLFVNDFDNNGTIEQITTRSIDGKDMPINLKQELAKQIPSIKKKNLSYTDYASKSVQEIFAQDVVGNSLQKTAVIQESVVAINKGNGQFEIKILPKEVQFSSVNTSCVVDVNKDGILDIIIGGNQYEFKPQFGRLDASHGSVLLGNKKGYFSWLPYANSGFFLTGEVQKIKTIKNKNNTTAILAVLNNNTPKLFTSNE from the coding sequence ATGTTGAAACGTATAGCGTGTTTTTTTCTATTTATAATTTTTGCAAGTTGTTCCAAAGGAAATTCGGATTCCTTGTTTACCAAATTAGATTCCTCAGAAACTGGAATTAATTTTCAGAATGATGTGAAAAACGGCAAAAACATGAATATTTTCAAATACCGTAATTTTTACAATGGTGGCGGTGTAGCGATTGGGGATATCAATAATGATGGCTTGGCTGATGTCTTTTTTACTTCTAATCAAGGTACTAATAAGTTGTATTTGAATAAAGGCAATTTTAAATTTGAAGACATTTCAACAAAATCTGGAATTGAAGGTAAAAAAGCGTGGTCTACAGGTGTAGTTATGGTTGATATTAATGGGGATGGTTTTTTAGATATTTATGTTTGTGATGCAGGAAGTAATATAGATGCTATTAGAAAAAGTCAATTGTATATTAATAATAAGAACGGAACTTTTACTGAGAAAGCGGCCGAATATAATTTGGCAGATACTGGAATTACAACCCATGCAGCCTTTTTTGACTATGATAAGGATGGGGATTTAGATTGTTATATTTTAAATAACAGTTTTATTCCGGTGGGGACTTTAAATTATTCTAATAAAAGAGAATTACGTGATAAAGATTGGGATGTTGCCGAAATCCTTAAAGGAGGTGGCGATAAATTAATGCGAAATGACAATGGTAAATTTGTAGATGTTAGCAAATCAGCGGGAATTTTCAGTAGTTTAATTGGTTTTGGTTTAGGAGTAACTGTAGGCGATGTAAATGGCGATTTATATCCAGATATTTATATCTCAAATGATTTTTATGAAAGAGATTATTTATACATAAACAATAAGAACGGTACATTTTCAGAACAAATTCAAGGTTGGGCAACTCATATCAGTCAATCTTCTATGGGGGCTGATCTAGCAGATGTTAATAACGATGGGAAATCTGATGTTTTTACCACTGATATGTTGCCAGAAGGGGATGTCCGTTTAAAAACAACAACTAGTTTTGACAATTATGACCTATTGACTAGAAAATTGAATTTGGATTTTTTTAATCAATATATGTCTAATGCATTACAAATCAATGACGATAATAATAAATTTGTTGAAGTAGCTAATTATGCAGGTGTGGCTAAAACAGATTGGAGTTGGGGAGCCTTGTTATTTGACATGGATAATGATGGGTATAAAGATATTTATGTTTGTAATGGTATTTATCATGACTTGACTAATCAGGATTTTATGGACTTTTTTGCAAATGAATTTTTGCAAAAAATGATTGTTACTGGAAAAAAAGAAGAAATTGAAACTATTATTGCTAAAATGCCAAGCACCCCTATTTCAAATTATGCATATAAAAACAATCATAATCTCACTTTTACAAATAATGCGGTAAGTTGGGGATTGGATACTCCAAGTTTTTCAAATGGTGCAGCATATGGTGATTTAGACAATGATGGCGACCTAGATTTAGTGGTGAATAACGTTAATATGGAGTCTTTCATTTACAGGAACAATTCAGAGAAAAATAAAGCAAATCATTTTGTTAAATTAAAATTGAAAGGAGAAAATCAAAATAAATTTGCAATTGGTAGTGTAGTTGAATTATATGCAGGGAAAGAAATTATTCGCCAAGAACTGATTCCGTCAAGAGGTTTTCAATCTTCTATAGATTATGTAATGACCTTTGGACTTGGAAATAAAAAAATAGATTCTTTACAAGTAATTTGGCCAAATGGAAAATCCCAAACGATAAAAAAAGTAGTACTCAATTCAACTATTAATTTATCCATTGGGGATGCTAAAAAAGAGTATGTTTTTAAAAAAATACAACCAAAAGCAGTATTAAAAGAACTAAAATCAAACTTCTTAGCTCATAAAGAAAATGACTACATTGATTTTGATTATGAAGGATTAATCTCTAAAATGCTTTCGCAAGAAGGTCCGTCGTTAGCTATAGGAGATATTAATGGCGATGGTAATGATGATGTGTTTATTGGGGGTGCTAAAGGACAAGCAGGAAAAATTTATCTGAATAAAGGCAATGATGCTTTCGCTATTTCTTCTCAAAAAGATATAGATAGTGATGCTGGTTTTGAAGATACAGCAGCAAGTTTTTTTGATGCTGATAGTGATGGTGACCTAGATTTATTTGTAGGTTCAGGCGGAAATGAAAAATCAGATCAAGCTAATTATAAAAATCGTTTGTATTTGAATAATGGGAAAGGGATTTTTGTAAAAAGCAAAAGCAGTATTCCAACAACTAACAACAATGTATCGGTGATTGCGCCTTGTGATTTTGATAATGACGGTGATGTTGATGTTTTTGTGGGCAGTAGAAGTGTTCCAGGGGTTTATGGAATCGATCCAAAACATTTGCTTTTAGAAAATGATGGAAAAGGAAATTTTATAAATATCATCGATAAAAAAGCTTTCAAACTTAATTCGACAGGAATGATCACTGATGCTGTTTGGGAGGATATTGATAACGACTCTAAGAAAGATTTGATTGTAGTAGGCGATTGGATGGCTCCACAAATCTTTAAAAATACTGGACGACGTTTAGCTGATTTCAAATCAAATTTGACAAGCTTTACCGGTTTTTGGAATTCAGTAAACTGCGTTGATTTGAACAATGACGGCAAAAAGGATTTTATTCTTGGGAACAAAGGAACTAATACAACGTATAAAGCTTCTTCTAAAAATCCAATGAAATTGTTTGTCAATGATTTTGATAATAACGGAACTATTGAACAAATTACTACTCGTTCTATTGATGGTAAGGATATGCCAATAAACTTAAAACAAGAATTAGCAAAACAGATTCCATCTATTAAAAAGAAAAATTTAAGTTACACTGATTATGCAAGTAAATCAGTACAAGAAATATTTGCTCAAGATGTAGTTGGTAATTCTTTGCAAAAAACAGCTGTGATTCAGGAAAGTGTTGTGGCTATAAATAAAGGGAATGGTCAGTTTGAAATTAAAATTTTACCAAAAGAAGTGCAATTTTCTTCGGTAAATACTAGTTGCGTTGTGGATGTTAATAAGGATGGGATTTTAGATATTATTATTGGAGGAAATCAATATGAATTCAAGCCGCAATTTGGACGATTAGATGCCAGTCATGGAAGTGTTTTGTTAGGGAATAAAAAAGGTTATTTTTCTTGGCTTCCTTATGCTAATTCAGGTTTCTTTTTAACTGGAGAAGTGCAAAAGATTAAAACTATTAAAAACAAAAATAATACAACAGCAATTTTAGCTGTACTCAATAATAATACTCCAAAACTATTTACAAGCAATGAATAA
- a CDS encoding VCBS repeat-containing protein, which translates to MNNFFKIGLASLLFISCSKNENLLFEKLSPEESNIKFNNQLDASKNISILDYLYYYNGGGVALGDINNDGLVDIYFTSNQGKNKLYLNKGGNKFEDISVKAGIEGESDWKTGSIMADVNGDGYLDIYVCAVVGINGFEGHNELFINNKNNTFTESAAEYGLDLDNYSSSVAFFDYDGDGDLDMYLLNHAIHSEASYGKADIRNKRNYESGDKLFRNDNGKFVDVSEQAGIFGGANGYGLGIAVSDFNLDGNPDIYICNDFHEDDYYYLNNGDGTFTESMKNYFGHTSRFSMGVDVADINHDGFPDIMTLDMLPEDEKVLKSSAGDDNPQMLKVRTEKLGYHYQYTRNMLQINQAGKHFTETALLSGIAASDWSWSTLFADYDQDGEQDIFICNGIPKRPNDLDYIKYFSNDNVKNKLNTTKLLDKQALKKMPKGNVTNYVFQGGKDLRFKNRSNEWIENDSIISNGGAYADLDNDGDLDIVTNNLNSVASIYINKTDNKANYLKLKLRFGGKNTFGIGSKVISYVKGKKQFKEIQTTRGFQSSSEPIIHFGFGKIKQVDSIQVIWPDKTVQTLKNVKTNQTITIQPNKGRKTFNYAKLHPAILPVFKKSEANLGIDFTHQENDFVDFTAQKLIPYQRSDRGPATVVGDLNNDGKQDIFFGGSQGKLAAIYLQNEKGFTKKGFNSISLDSIYEDASAVIGDFNGDKQNDLIVASGSGQYAADLVHRLYLGNTLIKSGFPDTKAMNASVIKTIDYDKDGDLDLFIGNNSKYNSFGRMPDCYLLNNNKGKFSIVQSNSFAGIGMVTDAVVTDFNNDGSLDLIVVGEWMKPKFFANVKGSFKEVTESLLPGNQNGLWQSICAFDIDHDGDQDYLVGNWGMNSKFKASQDFPMKMYYDDFDTNDTFETIVAIEKNGKYYTTLGLDELAEEFSGMLKKKFNSYKSFAGKTLEEVFDPKMLDKAKLYEVHNLKSGYLRNDKGKFTFVPFSNKMQVSPITSFVKADFDGDGQDEVFAAGNYFGVTPYHSRFDGFSGALIKNQKTIYLGNQIGIDLTQKAVRHLNIIPFNGKNYLLVTINNKKSEVYELPMNKN; encoded by the coding sequence ATGAATAATTTTTTTAAAATAGGCCTAGCATCATTGCTATTTATTAGTTGTTCGAAAAATGAAAATTTATTATTTGAAAAACTATCACCAGAAGAAAGCAATATAAAGTTTAATAATCAATTAGATGCCTCAAAAAACATTTCCATTTTAGATTATCTCTATTATTACAATGGAGGCGGGGTAGCTTTGGGAGATATTAATAATGATGGTTTAGTAGATATTTATTTTACGTCCAATCAAGGAAAAAATAAGTTATACCTCAATAAAGGCGGTAATAAATTTGAGGATATTTCTGTAAAAGCAGGAATAGAGGGAGAAAGTGATTGGAAAACAGGTTCTATTATGGCCGATGTCAATGGAGATGGGTATTTAGATATCTATGTTTGCGCGGTAGTTGGAATCAATGGATTTGAAGGTCATAATGAATTGTTTATTAATAACAAAAACAATACCTTCACTGAGAGTGCTGCAGAATATGGATTAGATCTTGATAATTATAGTTCTTCAGTAGCGTTTTTTGATTACGATGGCGATGGTGATTTAGATATGTATTTGTTAAATCATGCTATTCATTCAGAAGCATCTTATGGTAAAGCTGATATTCGAAATAAAAGAAATTATGAAAGTGGCGATAAACTATTTAGAAATGACAATGGTAAATTTGTTGATGTCAGCGAGCAAGCAGGAATTTTTGGTGGTGCTAATGGATATGGTTTAGGTATTGCAGTTTCTGATTTTAATTTAGATGGAAATCCTGACATTTATATTTGTAACGATTTTCATGAAGATGATTATTATTACTTGAATAATGGGGATGGTACATTTACTGAAAGCATGAAGAATTATTTTGGGCATACCAGCAGATTCTCAATGGGAGTTGATGTCGCTGATATCAATCACGATGGTTTTCCAGATATAATGACATTAGACATGCTTCCTGAGGATGAAAAAGTCTTGAAATCTTCAGCTGGTGATGATAATCCTCAAATGTTAAAAGTTAGAACGGAGAAATTGGGGTATCATTATCAGTATACCAGAAATATGTTGCAAATCAACCAGGCAGGGAAACACTTTACAGAAACAGCTTTGTTGAGCGGGATTGCAGCATCAGACTGGAGTTGGAGTACATTATTTGCAGATTATGATCAAGATGGGGAACAAGATATATTTATTTGTAATGGAATTCCAAAACGACCAAATGATTTGGATTACATTAAGTATTTTTCAAATGACAATGTAAAAAATAAACTAAATACAACGAAGTTATTAGATAAACAGGCATTGAAGAAAATGCCTAAAGGTAATGTGACCAATTATGTGTTTCAAGGAGGTAAAGATTTGCGATTTAAGAATAGGTCTAATGAATGGATAGAAAACGATTCTATTATTTCAAATGGAGGTGCTTATGCCGATTTAGATAATGATGGTGACTTGGATATTGTAACTAATAATTTGAATAGTGTTGCTTCTATTTATATTAATAAGACCGATAATAAGGCTAATTATCTAAAATTAAAATTGCGTTTTGGAGGTAAGAACACTTTTGGAATAGGAAGTAAAGTGATTTCATATGTAAAAGGTAAAAAACAATTTAAAGAAATTCAAACCACTCGTGGTTTTCAATCTAGTTCAGAACCTATAATTCATTTTGGTTTTGGAAAAATAAAGCAAGTAGATTCTATTCAGGTAATTTGGCCCGATAAAACGGTTCAAACCCTTAAAAATGTAAAAACCAATCAGACCATTACAATTCAACCTAATAAGGGTCGTAAAACATTTAATTATGCAAAATTACATCCTGCGATTTTGCCTGTTTTTAAAAAATCAGAAGCTAATTTAGGAATCGATTTTACGCATCAAGAAAATGACTTTGTTGATTTTACTGCTCAAAAATTAATACCATATCAACGTTCTGATCGTGGACCAGCAACTGTTGTAGGAGACTTGAATAATGACGGTAAACAAGATATTTTCTTTGGAGGTTCACAAGGAAAGTTGGCGGCGATTTACCTTCAAAATGAAAAAGGATTTACAAAAAAAGGATTCAATTCAATTTCTTTAGATTCCATTTATGAAGATGCATCTGCAGTGATTGGAGATTTCAATGGAGACAAACAAAATGATTTGATTGTTGCGTCTGGTAGTGGACAATATGCTGCTGATTTAGTTCATAGATTGTATTTAGGAAATACACTAATTAAAAGTGGTTTTCCAGACACAAAAGCAATGAATGCTTCGGTTATTAAAACAATTGATTATGATAAAGACGGTGATTTAGATTTATTTATTGGAAATAATTCTAAGTATAATAGTTTTGGGCGTATGCCGGATTGTTACCTATTAAATAATAACAAAGGGAAGTTTTCGATAGTTCAAAGTAATAGCTTTGCTGGAATCGGAATGGTTACAGATGCGGTGGTTACAGATTTTAATAATGACGGAAGTCTAGATTTGATAGTTGTGGGTGAATGGATGAAACCTAAATTTTTCGCTAATGTAAAAGGAAGCTTTAAAGAGGTTACAGAAAGTCTTTTACCAGGAAATCAGAATGGTTTGTGGCAGTCTATTTGTGCATTTGATATTGACCATGATGGTGATCAGGATTATTTAGTGGGCAACTGGGGAATGAATTCAAAATTCAAAGCCTCTCAAGATTTTCCTATGAAGATGTATTATGATGATTTTGATACAAACGACACTTTTGAAACAATTGTTGCTATCGAAAAAAACGGAAAATACTACACTACATTGGGATTAGATGAGTTAGCAGAAGAATTTAGTGGGATGTTGAAAAAGAAATTTAATAGTTATAAATCCTTTGCTGGGAAAACACTTGAGGAAGTTTTTGATCCTAAGATGTTAGATAAAGCTAAATTATATGAAGTTCATAATCTAAAATCGGGATATTTAAGAAATGACAAAGGGAAGTTTACTTTTGTTCCTTTTTCGAATAAGATGCAAGTAAGCCCAATTACAAGTTTTGTAAAAGCTGATTTTGATGGTGACGGTCAAGACGAAGTTTTTGCTGCGGGAAATTATTTTGGGGTGACTCCATATCATAGCCGATTTGATGGCTTTTCGGGAGCGTTAATTAAAAACCAAAAAACAATATATTTGGGAAATCAAATAGGAATTGATTTGACACAAAAAGCAGTTCGTCATTTAAATATTATACCATTTAATGGGAAGAACTATTTATTGGTAACTATAAACAATAAAAAATCGGAAGTATATGAACTTCCGATGAATAAGAACTAA
- a CDS encoding vanadium-dependent haloperoxidase, producing MKTKIYLLGIMVLLFASCKKEKTIVITTSDYCSAIDTVTGIMVHDIFSPPVASRIYVYPNIAAYEIMAQNSPKYKSLQGQLKGLDSIPKLDPKSGVNKKLAAVIAHIEVSKQLIFSEEALGIYRDSLYQKWEDENAKEFLVSKEYGLKVADRIKKWMGKDNYKQTRTFSKFSVHANQPGRWQPTPPAYMDAVEPHWGEIRTLVMDSAAQFKAIPPHPFSTDKNSAFYKEAKETYDVGNMISKKLIAMEKNKSAVIPEESAIATFWDCNPYATVTQGHMMFAKKKNSPDAHWMNITKIALTKSNADFETAVFAYTKTSIGVFESIISCWNGKFKTNVVRPETYINQNIDENWRPQLQTPPFPEYTSGHSVISSCSSLILTSIFGDNFSYIDDSEIPFGLPKRPFKSFKQAAAEASISRLYGGIHYRAAIENGVVQGTNIGTYINSKINFFKSK from the coding sequence ATGAAAACTAAAATTTATCTTTTAGGAATTATGGTGCTTCTTTTTGCTTCTTGTAAAAAAGAAAAAACCATTGTTATTACAACCAGTGATTATTGCTCAGCGATTGATACAGTGACAGGGATTATGGTTCATGATATTTTCTCTCCCCCGGTCGCCAGTAGAATTTATGTTTATCCAAATATTGCAGCTTATGAAATTATGGCTCAAAACAGCCCTAAATATAAAAGTCTACAAGGACAATTAAAAGGATTGGATTCGATTCCTAAACTAGATCCAAAAAGTGGAGTAAATAAAAAGTTAGCTGCAGTTATTGCCCATATTGAGGTGAGTAAACAATTAATTTTTTCAGAAGAAGCATTAGGGATATACAGAGATAGTTTGTACCAAAAATGGGAAGATGAGAATGCTAAAGAATTTTTAGTTTCTAAAGAATATGGCTTAAAAGTAGCGGATCGAATTAAAAAATGGATGGGAAAAGACAATTACAAGCAAACCCGAACTTTTTCTAAATTTTCGGTTCATGCTAATCAGCCTGGAAGATGGCAACCTACTCCTCCGGCTTATATGGATGCAGTTGAACCACATTGGGGTGAAATAAGAACTTTAGTTATGGATTCGGCTGCTCAATTTAAAGCAATTCCGCCTCATCCTTTTTCTACGGATAAAAATTCTGCTTTTTACAAAGAAGCAAAAGAAACCTATGATGTGGGAAATATGATTTCCAAAAAATTAATTGCAATGGAGAAAAATAAAAGTGCTGTTATTCCAGAAGAATCTGCAATTGCAACTTTTTGGGACTGTAATCCATATGCTACGGTAACTCAAGGGCACATGATGTTTGCCAAGAAGAAAAATTCACCAGATGCACATTGGATGAATATTACTAAAATTGCATTGACAAAATCTAATGCTGATTTTGAAACTGCTGTTTTTGCCTATACTAAAACCTCGATAGGTGTTTTTGAAAGTATTATTAGTTGTTGGAATGGAAAATTTAAAACTAATGTAGTTAGACCCGAAACTTATATTAATCAAAATATTGATGAAAATTGGAGGCCTCAATTGCAAACGCCTCCTTTTCCTGAATACACTAGTGGACATTCAGTGATTTCTTCTTGTTCGTCACTGATTTTGACTTCTATTTTTGGTGATAATTTTAGTTACATTGATGATTCTGAAATTCCTTTCGGGCTTCCTAAAAGACCTTTCAAATCATTTAAGCAAGCTGCGGCAGAGGCTTCAATTAGTAGATTGTATGGAGGTATTCATTATAGAGCTGCAATTGAAAATGGCGTAGTTCAAGGCACAAATATAGGTACATATATTAATAGTAAAATCAATTTTTTTAAATCTAAATAA
- a CDS encoding GyrI-like domain-containing protein, with translation MNNKLKWLLVVVLLSVLGWYFFLKQSDYTITFKVNAASGTISQGIMEWTSIRSKNQNEFYTLVEKRNYDFIKQKMKKGNEELEYTWDMKSINDSTTNVTIGIKDLNHSLYNRLTAPFVSTKFKTEQIDKIKSFKLGLEDHIDDFKIKIDGEGSSKEMYVAYISLKSVMQEKAQTMIGYDPSIVGYLDKNKIKIIGYRPYLEITDWDQDKETVSFNYCFPITKNAKYVPDVNVKFKTIPAIKGLQATYFGNYRTSDRAWFALLDYAKEHGYKLENKPLEHFLANPFNGGDEMQWETKIIIPFEKK, from the coding sequence ATGAATAACAAGTTAAAATGGTTATTAGTTGTCGTTTTGCTTTCTGTTTTAGGATGGTATTTCTTTTTAAAGCAATCGGATTACACTATTACTTTTAAGGTTAATGCCGCTTCAGGAACTATATCGCAAGGGATCATGGAATGGACTTCTATTCGATCTAAAAATCAAAATGAATTTTATACTCTTGTAGAAAAGAGGAATTATGATTTCATCAAACAAAAGATGAAAAAAGGAAATGAAGAACTGGAATACACTTGGGACATGAAATCAATAAACGATTCAACGACGAATGTTACCATTGGAATAAAAGATTTAAATCATTCACTTTACAATAGGTTAACGGCTCCTTTTGTTTCAACCAAGTTTAAAACGGAACAAATCGATAAAATAAAATCATTTAAACTGGGTCTTGAAGACCATATTGACGATTTTAAAATTAAAATTGATGGTGAAGGATCTTCTAAAGAAATGTATGTAGCGTATATTTCTTTAAAAAGTGTCATGCAAGAAAAAGCACAGACTATGATTGGATATGATCCCAGTATTGTAGGGTATTTAGATAAAAATAAAATTAAAATAATTGGTTATCGTCCCTATTTAGAAATTACCGATTGGGATCAGGATAAAGAAACGGTTAGTTTTAATTATTGTTTTCCAATTACCAAAAATGCAAAATATGTTCCAGATGTAAATGTCAAGTTTAAAACGATACCTGCTATTAAGGGTCTTCAGGCAACATATTTTGGGAATTATAGGACTTCTGATAGAGCTTGGTTTGCACTATTGGATTATGCAAAGGAACATGGTTATAAATTAGAAAATAAACCATTGGAGCATTTTCTCGCAAATCCCTTTAATGGTGGCGATGAAATGCAGTGGGAAACAAAAATAATTATCCCATTTGAGAAAAAATAA